The window ATTAATGGCGCGTGCCAGTAATTATTTTACTCAGAGCTTTTTGGTCATAGGAGAAGTGCAATGGAGATTACCACTCTTCAGATTGTGCTGATATTTATCGTTGCCTGTATCGCCGGGATGGGTTCCGTTCTCGACGAATTCCAATTCCACCGCCCGCTGGTCGCCTGTACCCTGATCGGCTTTATTCTCGGCGATATGAAGACCGGCATCATTATCGGCGGTACGCTGGAAATGATCGCCCTGGGCTGGATGAATATCGGTGCGGCGGTCGCACCTGATGCCGCTCTGGCGTCAATCATATCCACCATTCTGGTCATCGCAGGCGGGCAAAGCGTCGGCGCCGGCATCGCCCTGGCCATTCCGTTGGCCGCTGCGGGCCAGGTGCTGACCATCATCGTACGTACGCTGACCGTGGCCTTCCAGCACGCGGCGGACAGTGCGGCGGAGCGCGGCAGCCTGCGCGCCATTACCTGGATCCACATCTCCGCCCTGCTGCTGCAGGCGATGCGTATCGCCATTCCGGCGGTGATCGTCGCCATCTCGGTCGGCACCGCCGGGGTTCACGCGCTGCTTAACTCGATCCCGGAAGTGGTCACCAGCGGTCTGAACATCGCCGGCGGCATGATCGTGGTCGTCGGTTACGCGATGGTGATCAACATGATGCGCGCCGGCTACCTG is drawn from Serratia entomophila and contains these coding sequences:
- a CDS encoding PTS mannose/fructose/sorbose transporter subunit IIC — translated: MEITTLQIVLIFIVACIAGMGSVLDEFQFHRPLVACTLIGFILGDMKTGIIIGGTLEMIALGWMNIGAAVAPDAALASIISTILVIAGGQSVGAGIALAIPLAAAGQVLTIIVRTLTVAFQHAADSAAERGSLRAITWIHISALLLQAMRIAIPAVIVAISVGTAGVHALLNSIPEVVTSGLNIAGGMIVVVGYAMVINMMRAGYLMPFFYLGFVTAAFTNFNLVALGVIGVVMAVLYIQLSPKYNKSQVVQAGPATANDLDNELD